The following are encoded in a window of Cycloclasticus pugetii PS-1 genomic DNA:
- a CDS encoding PilZ domain-containing protein, with product MRVYERQYVRVDYQQEVKLETAERITLIVRGENISVGGLGICCDQMTAQMIMPKGYQLNPAKPLHLGVEFEMEDNSLKATCSIQNSYRLAQDLFCFNLKFIRLEQQGQQQLENFIQQQRL from the coding sequence GTGAGAGTTTATGAACGACAATATGTAAGAGTTGACTATCAACAAGAGGTGAAGTTGGAAACAGCCGAGCGTATAACGTTGATAGTGAGAGGGGAAAATATTTCTGTAGGTGGGTTAGGCATCTGCTGTGACCAAATGACCGCGCAAATGATTATGCCGAAAGGCTATCAACTAAATCCAGCAAAACCACTGCACTTGGGTGTTGAATTTGAGATGGAAGATAACTCGCTTAAAGCCACGTGCAGCATACAAAATAGTTACCGCTTAGCACAGGATTTATTTTGTTTTAACCTTAAGTTCATACGGCTTGAACAACAGGGGCAGCAACAATTAGAAAACTTCATACAGCAGCAACGGTTGTAG
- a CDS encoding substrate-binding domain-containing protein gives MKKSCLLITLLSLIFSAISYAQDPLRLATTTSTENSGLLAQLLPAFTQQTGIQVDVIAVGTGKALQMARKGDADVVMVHARQAENIFIAEGFGVNRRDVMENDFVIVGPVTDPAHIKNQKNTLNALKQIAAKQVSFISRGDNSGTHNKERSIWGQANLKPRGPWYKEAGQGMGKVLLMADELGAYTLTDRGTWLAYKDKLSLTILNQGSVLLKNPYGIIAVNPALHKDIQYLKAMSLIAWVTSPAGQRLIDTFQKNEQRLFYPTAIKDVMTSE, from the coding sequence GTGAAAAAAAGCTGTCTACTTATCACTCTTCTATCGCTGATTTTTAGCGCCATAAGTTATGCTCAAGACCCCTTACGCCTAGCAACGACAACAAGCACTGAGAATTCAGGTCTTTTGGCACAATTACTACCCGCCTTTACTCAGCAAACGGGCATCCAAGTTGATGTAATTGCCGTAGGAACCGGCAAAGCACTTCAAATGGCCCGCAAAGGCGATGCCGACGTTGTGATGGTTCATGCAAGACAAGCCGAAAATATTTTTATTGCCGAAGGTTTTGGCGTTAATCGACGTGATGTGATGGAAAATGACTTCGTCATCGTCGGCCCTGTTACCGACCCTGCTCATATTAAAAACCAGAAAAACACACTGAATGCACTCAAGCAAATTGCCGCTAAGCAAGTGTCTTTTATTTCTCGTGGAGATAATTCTGGAACGCATAATAAAGAACGCTCCATATGGGGCCAAGCTAATTTGAAGCCCCGTGGCCCTTGGTATAAGGAAGCAGGACAAGGCATGGGAAAAGTATTGTTAATGGCTGATGAATTGGGCGCTTATACCTTAACTGACCGAGGCACTTGGCTGGCCTATAAAGACAAACTGTCACTCACTATTTTAAATCAAGGCAGTGTTTTACTAAAAAACCCTTATGGCATTATTGCGGTAAATCCTGCTTTGCATAAAGACATTCAATACTTAAAAGCCATGTCACTTATCGCTTGGGTAACCTCGCCAGCAGGACAACGCCTTATCGATACCTTTCAAAAAAACGAGCAACGTCTTTTTTACCCAACCGCCATTAAAGACGTCATGACCAGTGAATGA
- a CDS encoding ABC transporter permease: MNDLSQACINAFQLLLSGHDDIWEIISLSFGVSMSAILIATPFAMLIAFILAFFEFPLRRVLISLFNTFMSVPAVIVGLTLYLILSRSGPLGDLRLLFTSQAMVIGQVMLSFPLLVAMAHASFQAADRRAWETAITLGAKPWRAFFTLIYEVRFGLIAAVVAGFGRVVAEIGCSMMVGGNILHSTRNIPTAIALETSKGEFAQGIALGMVLLLLSLSLNAGISIFQGKGELKA; the protein is encoded by the coding sequence GTGAATGATTTAAGCCAAGCTTGCATAAATGCCTTTCAGTTGTTACTGAGCGGTCATGATGATATTTGGGAAATTATCTCGCTCTCATTTGGCGTATCTATGTCGGCTATTTTGATTGCCACGCCCTTTGCGATGCTGATTGCCTTTATATTGGCTTTTTTCGAATTTCCCTTGCGTAGAGTGCTCATTTCTTTATTTAATACCTTTATGTCTGTCCCCGCCGTCATTGTTGGCTTAACACTTTATTTAATTTTATCGCGTAGCGGCCCATTAGGAGATTTGAGGCTTTTATTCACCAGCCAAGCAATGGTTATCGGCCAAGTTATGCTGAGCTTTCCATTATTAGTCGCAATGGCTCATGCCTCTTTTCAAGCTGCAGACCGGCGCGCTTGGGAAACGGCTATCACCTTAGGCGCAAAGCCTTGGAGGGCTTTTTTCACACTAATATACGAAGTACGTTTTGGCTTAATTGCTGCTGTTGTTGCCGGCTTTGGTCGCGTGGTTGCTGAAATTGGTTGTTCTATGATGGTTGGCGGTAATATTCTTCACTCCACACGTAACATTCCTACCGCTATCGCCTTAGAAACCAGCAAAGGCGAGTTCGCTCAAGGCATTGCACTTGGCATGGTTTTACTGTTACTGTCCTTAAGCTTGAATGCAGGCATTTCGATCTTTCAAGGTAAAGGGGAATTAAAAGCATGA
- a CDS encoding energy-coupling factor ABC transporter ATP-binding protein — protein sequence MSTLVSYKNLAITLSGKLVLNIKHLDIPARQCTLLTGQNGSGKTTLLKIMSGLLKPDSASINYQGLTLNWKQAKAYIQKDIIYLHQQPYLFDASVTDNIAYGLYRSGERKSNVHKKVTQALDWADLSHLAHRPAKQLSGGEKQRVALTRARILSPRLLLLDEPTASMDSTAKQQTAKLLQRLKDEGVTIMISSHEAHTVEHIADHHIHIEHGNALIRPPNSNNVTMINTAKKTS from the coding sequence ATGAGCACATTAGTTAGTTATAAAAACCTCGCTATTACCTTGTCTGGAAAACTGGTTTTAAATATCAAGCATCTCGATATACCCGCCCGCCAATGCACACTCTTAACTGGTCAAAATGGATCGGGAAAAACCACGTTATTAAAAATAATGAGTGGTTTATTAAAGCCTGATTCAGCCAGCATTAACTACCAAGGTTTAACGCTCAACTGGAAGCAAGCCAAAGCTTACATCCAAAAAGACATCATCTATTTACATCAACAACCGTATTTATTTGATGCCAGCGTTACTGACAATATTGCTTATGGACTGTATCGATCAGGCGAACGCAAAAGCAATGTGCATAAAAAAGTCACGCAAGCATTAGATTGGGCAGATTTATCGCATCTTGCCCACCGCCCAGCCAAACAATTATCTGGCGGTGAAAAACAACGTGTTGCGTTGACTCGCGCACGTATTTTATCGCCGCGCTTATTGCTGCTAGACGAACCAACCGCAAGTATGGACAGTACTGCAAAACAACAAACAGCCAAGCTATTACAGCGACTCAAAGATGAAGGGGTTACCATTATGATCAGCAGCCACGAAGCACATACTGTTGAACATATTGCCGATCACCATATTCATATTGAGCATGGTAATGCCCTAATACGTCCACCTAATTCAAATAACGTGACAATGATAAACACCGCAAAAAAAACTTCATAA
- the moeA gene encoding molybdopterin molybdotransferase MoeA, producing MNRVDVQSSCSDDNEADTLSVDAALLKMLNAVAEKSGSEHIPLTSAVDRILAAPILSPINVPSHRNAAVDGYAIIHTDLPSSGEIKTLNIVGRIVAGHPYKGRLKQGECLQIMTGAQMPDAADTVIMQEHVEIHDNTIHIDARHKNGQNVRQAGEDIQQNHTVLEAGIKLTPPQIGLIASLGISEVHVKTPLTIAVFSTGDELLSLGEPPREGCIYDSNRYSMISALKKIGCKVLDMGIIADDPEQLRSAFKLASNSADVIFTSGGVSVGAADYTKQILAETGSINFWKVAIKPGRPIAFGHIDNTTFFGLPGNPVAVMVTFYQFALPCLQKMMGLTTPLICPTIQAKSTHSIRKIAGRTEFQRGFLSKNNNGEWEVSTTGKQGSGILRSMSDANAFIILEHERPSINKGDWVITQPFSALF from the coding sequence ATGAATAGAGTAGACGTACAAAGTAGTTGTAGCGACGACAATGAAGCAGACACCTTAAGCGTCGATGCCGCCTTGCTGAAAATGTTAAACGCTGTTGCAGAAAAAAGCGGCAGTGAACATATTCCATTAACTTCGGCTGTTGACCGAATACTCGCAGCCCCCATTCTTTCGCCAATCAACGTTCCTTCACACCGCAATGCAGCCGTTGATGGCTATGCAATAATACATACTGATTTACCCAGCAGCGGGGAAATCAAAACATTAAACATTGTTGGTCGTATTGTTGCTGGGCACCCTTATAAAGGTCGCTTAAAGCAAGGCGAGTGCCTACAAATAATGACTGGCGCACAAATGCCTGACGCTGCCGATACCGTTATTATGCAAGAACATGTAGAAATACATGACAACACCATTCATATTGATGCACGGCATAAAAACGGACAAAATGTTCGCCAAGCAGGCGAAGATATCCAACAAAATCATACTGTTTTGGAAGCAGGCATTAAATTAACACCGCCACAAATTGGTCTCATTGCCTCTTTAGGTATTTCAGAAGTTCATGTTAAAACGCCACTAACCATTGCTGTTTTTTCAACCGGCGATGAACTTCTTAGCCTTGGAGAGCCTCCACGTGAGGGCTGTATTTATGACAGTAACCGCTACAGTATGATTTCTGCATTAAAGAAAATAGGCTGCAAGGTATTAGACATGGGCATCATTGCAGACGACCCCGAACAATTACGCAGCGCTTTTAAACTAGCATCAAACAGTGCCGATGTTATTTTCACCTCTGGCGGCGTGTCTGTTGGAGCCGCCGATTACACCAAACAAATACTCGCAGAAACTGGCTCTATCAATTTTTGGAAAGTCGCTATAAAACCCGGTAGGCCCATTGCCTTTGGCCATATAGACAATACAACGTTTTTTGGCTTACCCGGTAACCCTGTCGCAGTCATGGTCACCTTTTATCAATTTGCCTTACCCTGCCTACAAAAAATGATGGGGCTAACAACACCATTAATTTGCCCAACTATTCAAGCCAAGAGCACACACTCTATTCGAAAAATTGCAGGGCGTACTGAGTTCCAGCGTGGGTTTTTATCAAAGAACAATAACGGCGAATGGGAAGTCAGCACCACAGGAAAACAAGGCTCTGGTATCTTACGATCAATGAGTGATGCAAATGCCTTTATCATTCTTGAACACGAGCGCCCCTCCATCAATAAAGGCGACTGGGTAATAACCCAGCCATTTTCGGCCCTTTTTTAA
- a CDS encoding thermonuclease family protein produces the protein MLIDHIKKDIISRAFSVVSIRQFTFVTFLLLYLVACSTVQAGSLLKVINVIDGDTVVLKNGLTVRLLGINTPEMGYKGRASEAGAVAAKKALKKWVLNKMVLVEYDVEQKDRYGRILAHLFLDDGQHINLEMLRSGQATLSIHPPNLRYAHRFKAMQRQAEKKKMGLWSLQAYQKKAVEEIAKNRAQGWGRFSGQVQKITKGKKGAKLWLTDEVYIWISVENKRYFLTLDSYKGKQLEVRGWPRKRGQLWSINVIHSSQILIET, from the coding sequence ATGTTAATTGATCATATTAAAAAAGACATTATCAGTCGGGCTTTTAGCGTTGTTTCTATCAGGCAATTTACATTCGTTACTTTTTTGCTGTTGTATCTAGTCGCGTGTTCTACCGTTCAGGCTGGGTCGTTATTAAAAGTAATCAATGTTATTGATGGTGATACTGTTGTGCTTAAAAATGGTTTGACGGTTCGTTTATTAGGCATTAATACGCCTGAAATGGGTTACAAGGGACGGGCTAGTGAAGCAGGAGCCGTTGCGGCAAAAAAGGCGTTGAAAAAATGGGTATTAAACAAAATGGTTTTAGTTGAATACGATGTCGAACAAAAAGATCGCTATGGTCGTATATTAGCGCATCTATTTTTAGACGATGGCCAACACATTAATTTAGAAATGCTTCGTAGTGGTCAAGCGACCCTGAGTATTCATCCGCCTAATCTTCGATATGCCCATCGTTTTAAAGCGATGCAACGACAGGCCGAGAAAAAGAAAATGGGTTTATGGTCCCTGCAGGCTTATCAGAAAAAGGCGGTTGAGGAGATTGCAAAAAATAGAGCTCAGGGCTGGGGGCGTTTTAGTGGGCAAGTCCAAAAAATAACGAAGGGTAAAAAAGGTGCAAAGTTGTGGCTAACTGATGAAGTGTATATTTGGATTAGCGTTGAAAACAAACGTTATTTTTTAACGTTAGACAGCTATAAAGGTAAACAACTTGAGGTTCGTGGTTGGCCTAGAAAGAGAGGCCAGTTGTGGTCAATTAACGTCATTCACTCAAGCCAGATTTTAATTGAGACTTAG
- the gshA gene encoding glutamate--cysteine ligase: MYLRIQKRLKKFLDHQQGDALCDGLKGIEKESLRVTPEGNIAQSPHPTGLGSALTNPYITTDYSEALLEFITPPFSKTADTLNFMEAVHSYTYQHLGNEMLWGTSMPCIVDGDMSIPIANYGSSNIGQMKHIYRIGLWHRYGRSMQAIAGIHFNYSLPEKFWPIYQSLEQDTRPRQDFISQSYMDMARNLHRYGWLILYLFGASPAICKSFVKGQEHDDFEEFDAGTLYKPYCTSLRMSDIGYKNDSQSNINISYNSLDKYVARLIAATQTPFAEYEAFGVKDANGQYQQLNTNILQIENEYYSNVRPKQITRSGESPSQALKKRGIRYVELRSVDLNPFDPAGINEQQLHFLEAFMIFCLLADSPSLSSEDKACVDKNLTLVASAGRQPGLKLRRNGDSISLKDWGLEICQEMTLLCETLDADDKTKPYSNSLAAQIAKLNDVELTPSAKILKAMKEQKLPFFKFAMKQVKKHHTFFNQHSINNEQQQCFEKARQQSIDEQREIESSDTVEFDEFLERYLAQTKNV; encoded by the coding sequence TTGTATTTACGCATACAAAAAAGACTCAAAAAATTTCTTGATCACCAGCAAGGTGACGCACTTTGTGACGGATTAAAAGGTATTGAAAAAGAAAGTTTGCGCGTAACCCCTGAAGGGAACATAGCTCAAAGCCCACATCCTACTGGCCTTGGATCTGCCTTAACAAACCCTTACATCACCACTGATTATTCAGAGGCATTGCTCGAATTTATCACCCCACCTTTTAGCAAGACGGCCGATACCTTAAACTTTATGGAGGCCGTACATTCCTATACTTACCAACACCTTGGTAATGAAATGTTATGGGGTACCAGCATGCCATGTATTGTTGATGGAGACATGAGTATTCCTATTGCCAATTATGGCTCATCCAATATTGGTCAAATGAAACATATTTATCGAATTGGCTTATGGCACCGTTATGGCCGAAGCATGCAAGCCATCGCAGGCATACACTTTAACTACTCTCTGCCAGAGAAGTTTTGGCCCATTTACCAATCTTTAGAGCAAGACACGCGGCCTAGGCAAGATTTCATTTCACAGTCATATATGGATATGGCACGAAACCTACACCGATACGGCTGGTTAATTTTATACCTATTCGGCGCGTCACCTGCTATTTGTAAATCGTTCGTTAAGGGTCAAGAACACGACGATTTCGAAGAGTTTGATGCCGGCACACTGTACAAACCTTATTGCACCTCTCTTAGAATGAGCGATATTGGCTATAAAAATGACAGTCAATCGAACATCAACATTTCATACAACAGCCTTGACAAGTATGTCGCTCGACTAATAGCTGCTACGCAAACGCCTTTTGCTGAATACGAGGCCTTTGGCGTTAAAGATGCTAATGGACAATACCAGCAACTTAATACCAATATTTTGCAAATTGAGAATGAGTACTACAGCAACGTTCGCCCTAAACAAATTACTCGCTCAGGGGAAAGCCCTAGTCAAGCGTTAAAAAAGCGCGGTATACGTTATGTTGAACTTCGTTCAGTGGACTTAAACCCATTTGACCCTGCCGGTATTAATGAACAACAGTTACACTTTTTAGAAGCCTTTATGATCTTTTGCTTATTGGCTGACAGCCCTTCCCTTTCATCAGAGGATAAAGCTTGCGTAGATAAAAACTTAACCTTAGTCGCCTCTGCTGGTCGACAGCCAGGGTTAAAGTTACGCCGTAATGGTGACAGCATCAGCTTAAAAGATTGGGGATTAGAAATTTGCCAAGAAATGACTCTGCTTTGTGAGACGCTTGATGCCGATGATAAAACCAAACCATACAGCAATTCACTCGCCGCACAGATCGCTAAATTGAATGATGTGGAACTTACCCCTTCTGCAAAAATACTCAAGGCCATGAAAGAGCAAAAACTTCCATTTTTCAAATTTGCAATGAAACAGGTCAAGAAACATCATACCTTCTTCAATCAGCACAGCATCAACAATGAGCAACAGCAGTGTTTTGAAAAAGCAAGGCAACAGTCTATCGACGAACAACGAGAGATAGAAAGCAGTGATACAGTCGAATTTGATGAGTTTTTAGAACGCTATTTAGCGCAAACTAAAAATGTTTAG
- a CDS encoding phosphoadenylyl-sulfate reductase encodes MNIQTLQSQLDNKQPRDILKTIYSQLDDLAISFSGAEDVILIDMACKLGLKPNVFTLDTGRLHPETYQFIQTVMDHYKIKITVLSPNQDALQALTHEKGLYSFYQDGHKECCGIRKVQPLKQHLTAYSGWITGQRRDQSKATRDSLNIAEIDTAFSGKNTELLKFNPLCHWTSEQVWSYIRALEVPFNPLHNQGFISIGCEPCTRATLPHQDPREGRWWWEAAESKECGLHSSLSKPR; translated from the coding sequence ATGAACATCCAAACACTCCAAAGCCAACTGGACAATAAGCAACCACGAGACATTCTTAAAACCATTTACTCGCAGCTAGATGACCTCGCTATTTCATTCAGTGGTGCCGAAGATGTAATATTGATTGATATGGCATGCAAACTTGGATTAAAACCAAATGTCTTCACCTTAGATACCGGACGACTTCACCCTGAGACATACCAGTTCATCCAAACAGTGATGGACCATTATAAAATTAAAATTACCGTTTTATCCCCCAACCAAGATGCTTTACAAGCTTTAACCCACGAAAAAGGCTTATACAGCTTTTACCAAGATGGCCATAAAGAATGTTGCGGCATTAGGAAAGTTCAGCCATTAAAGCAGCATTTAACGGCTTATTCTGGCTGGATAACAGGCCAACGACGTGACCAAAGTAAAGCCACTCGTGATAGCCTTAATATTGCTGAAATTGACACTGCTTTTAGCGGCAAAAACACGGAACTGCTAAAGTTTAACCCCTTGTGTCATTGGACTTCAGAACAGGTCTGGTCGTATATACGTGCTCTGGAAGTCCCGTTTAACCCGTTACATAACCAAGGGTTTATTAGTATTGGTTGTGAACCTTGTACAAGGGCCACCTTACCGCACCAAGATCCTAGGGAGGGGCGATGGTGGTGGGAAGCTGCAGAGAGTAAAGAATGCGGATTACACTCAAGTTTAAGCAAACCTCGCTAG
- the cysB gene encoding HTH-type transcriptional regulator CysB, with translation MKLQQLRYIWEVSKNNLNVSATAETIYTSQPGISKQIRILEDELGIPIFTRNGKHLTDMTPAGKKIISIAGEMLMKAENIKNIAKEYKNQTKGLLSIATTHTQARYALPSIIKTFMQEMPDVSLDIQQGTPVQISEMVSQGKVDLAIATEALELFDNLVMMPCYSWERCILVPKGHALTKIDRLSLIDVALHPLITYVFGFTGRSKLDDAFKAQGLSPDIALTAVDADVIKTYVRLGLGVGIVARMAYDEQVDNDLVALDAGHLFGTSITKIGIRKDTFLRGYMYEFIHLFAPHLTQAVINQAMELKEQSAIDKLFEGVSLPHF, from the coding sequence ATGAAGTTACAACAACTCCGTTATATCTGGGAAGTTTCAAAAAACAATCTTAATGTGTCAGCGACAGCTGAAACAATTTATACCTCGCAACCGGGTATAAGTAAACAAATTCGTATTTTAGAAGATGAGTTAGGTATTCCCATTTTCACTCGTAATGGCAAGCATTTAACTGACATGACGCCGGCCGGAAAAAAAATTATTAGCATAGCGGGCGAAATGTTAATGAAGGCAGAGAATATCAAAAATATTGCTAAAGAATATAAAAATCAAACAAAGGGCTTGCTATCGATTGCAACAACACATACTCAAGCACGTTATGCTTTACCGTCTATCATCAAAACATTTATGCAAGAAATGCCAGATGTTAGCTTAGATATTCAACAAGGTACGCCGGTACAAATTTCTGAAATGGTATCGCAAGGGAAAGTGGATCTTGCCATTGCAACGGAGGCTTTAGAGTTATTTGATAACTTGGTCATGATGCCTTGTTATTCTTGGGAACGGTGCATATTGGTTCCGAAGGGCCATGCGTTAACTAAAATTGATCGGCTAAGCCTTATTGATGTTGCGCTACACCCGCTGATAACTTATGTGTTTGGCTTTACTGGGCGATCTAAATTAGATGATGCATTTAAAGCACAAGGTTTAAGTCCAGATATTGCTTTAACAGCGGTAGATGCGGATGTCATTAAGACATATGTCAGGCTTGGACTTGGGGTAGGGATTGTTGCGCGGATGGCCTATGACGAACAAGTAGATAATGATCTGGTGGCATTAGATGCTGGACATCTTTTTGGCACCAGCATCACTAAAATAGGTATCCGTAAAGATACCTTCTTACGTGGCTATATGTATGAGTTTATTCATTTATTTGCGCCGCATCTAACACAAGCAGTTATCAATCAAGCGATGGAACTTAAGGAGCAATCGGCTATTGATAAGCTATTTGAGGGTGTAAGCTTGCCTCATTTCTAA
- a CDS encoding sulfite exporter TauE/SafE family protein: protein MDYLYILAGAAVGFVIGLTGVGGGSLMTPLLVLGFNVQPAIAVGTDLLYAAITKASGVWSHQKLKNIDWMIVKNLCLGSIPGSISCIYIIQYFNLSAEAFESIISISLGIMLILTSAVIVFKDNIARHFKKPADYTPSPFIIICLGLVLGILVTLSSVGAGAIGGALLLLLYPRLRTRTIVGTDIAHAVPLTAVAGLGHFQLGHIDFQLLISLIIGSLPAIYLGTMVGEKLPEKTLKYIVATILLLIGIKFAI, encoded by the coding sequence TTGGATTACTTATATATATTAGCAGGCGCAGCTGTAGGCTTCGTAATTGGCCTAACGGGTGTAGGTGGTGGTTCTTTGATGACGCCTCTACTTGTTCTTGGCTTCAACGTTCAACCAGCGATTGCTGTTGGCACAGATCTTTTATACGCAGCCATTACAAAAGCAAGCGGCGTTTGGTCACATCAAAAACTTAAAAATATTGACTGGATGATTGTAAAAAATCTATGCCTAGGTAGCATCCCAGGCTCAATATCTTGCATATACATCATCCAATACTTTAATTTATCAGCAGAAGCATTTGAAAGCATTATATCGATTAGTCTAGGCATCATGCTAATCTTGACCTCAGCAGTTATAGTTTTTAAAGACAATATAGCAAGGCACTTCAAAAAACCTGCTGACTACACGCCAAGCCCATTTATTATTATCTGCTTAGGCCTTGTGCTAGGCATACTGGTCACCTTATCGTCAGTTGGGGCAGGTGCTATTGGTGGTGCGCTTTTATTACTCCTCTACCCTCGTTTAAGAACCAGAACCATAGTAGGCACCGACATAGCACATGCCGTACCGCTAACTGCAGTAGCAGGCCTAGGACATTTTCAATTAGGGCATATAGATTTCCAATTATTAATCAGTTTGATCATTGGCTCATTGCCAGCAATCTATCTAGGCACTATGGTCGGTGAAAAACTGCCTGAGAAAACATTAAAATATATCGTCGCAACCATTTTATTACTAATTGGCATTAAGTTTGCGATTTAA
- the fdxA gene encoding ferredoxin FdxA, whose product MTFVVTESCIKCKYTDCVDVCPVDCFHEGPNFLVIDPDECIDCTLCEPECPVEAIYSEDELPEGQEEFIQINADLSQTWPVITDVKDAPEDADEWANKENKLDYLER is encoded by the coding sequence ATGACATTCGTAGTAACCGAATCATGTATCAAATGTAAATACACCGATTGTGTAGATGTATGCCCAGTAGATTGCTTTCATGAAGGGCCAAACTTCCTAGTCATCGACCCAGATGAGTGTATTGATTGCACACTATGCGAACCTGAGTGCCCTGTAGAAGCCATTTATTCAGAAGATGAATTACCCGAAGGGCAAGAAGAATTTATTCAAATTAACGCCGACCTATCCCAAACTTGGCCTGTTATCACTGATGTAAAAGATGCACCTGAAGATGCTGATGAATGGGCAAACAAAGAAAACAAATTAGACTATTTAGAAAGATAA
- the rplQ gene encoding 50S ribosomal protein L17 produces MRHRKSGRQLNRNSSHRKAMFKNMANSLIGHEVIRTTLPKAKELRRFIEPLITSSKEDTVAKRRLVFARLRDRDSVTKLFNDLAPRYKDRPGGYLRILKCGFRPGDAAPMAYVELVDRDVESGSEEIIES; encoded by the coding sequence ATGCGTCATCGTAAATCAGGTAGGCAACTTAATCGTAATAGCAGCCACCGTAAAGCAATGTTTAAAAATATGGCTAACTCTCTCATCGGTCATGAGGTTATTCGTACAACATTACCTAAAGCCAAAGAGCTTCGTCGTTTCATTGAACCTCTTATTACATCATCTAAGGAAGATACCGTTGCTAAAAGACGTTTAGTTTTTGCACGGTTAAGAGATAGAGACAGTGTTACGAAACTGTTTAATGATCTAGCTCCTCGTTATAAAGATCGCCCTGGTGGTTATCTACGAATTCTTAAATGTGGATTCAGACCTGGTGATGCTGCGCCTATGGCGTATGTTGAATTAGTCGATCGTGATGTGGAATCTGGTTCGGAAGAAATTATCGAATCTTGA
- a CDS encoding DNA-directed RNA polymerase subunit alpha, with product MQNLLSGFLQPKVTGVQSISPTCSKVTIEPMERGYGHTLGNALRRVLLSSISGCAVTEIKIEGVLHEYTTIDGVQEDVIDIMLNLKNLAVNLNAKDEAYLTIEKSGEGQVTAADIQIDHDVEIANPELVIANLTANGKLSMSIKVERGSGYQTAASRKQDDEDLPIGTLLLDASFSPIKRISYNVDTARVEQRTNLDKLIIELETNGTTDPEETIRAAATILHHHIAVFVDLKDIVEVPEEPKEPEFDPILLRPVDDLELTVRSANCLKAEQIFYIGDLIQRTEVELLKAPNLGKKSLTEIKDVLASKGMSLGIRLENWPPSSLITSDRAVGSI from the coding sequence AACGTGGATATGGTCACACTTTAGGTAATGCCTTAAGACGTGTTCTTTTATCTTCAATTTCAGGTTGCGCAGTGACCGAAATTAAAATTGAAGGTGTTTTACACGAGTACACAACAATCGATGGCGTCCAAGAAGATGTTATTGATATCATGTTGAATCTTAAAAATCTTGCGGTTAATCTAAATGCAAAAGATGAAGCCTATTTGACAATCGAAAAATCTGGAGAAGGTCAAGTTACTGCTGCTGACATTCAAATTGATCATGATGTTGAAATAGCGAATCCAGAACTTGTTATCGCCAATTTAACTGCCAATGGTAAGCTTTCCATGTCAATTAAAGTTGAACGGGGTTCAGGTTATCAGACAGCCGCTTCACGTAAACAAGATGATGAAGATTTACCGATTGGTACACTTTTATTAGATGCTTCTTTTAGCCCTATTAAGCGCATCTCTTATAATGTAGATACAGCTCGTGTTGAGCAACGTACTAACCTTGATAAGCTAATTATTGAGCTTGAAACAAACGGTACGACTGATCCTGAAGAAACGATTAGAGCGGCTGCAACGATTCTACATCATCATATTGCTGTTTTTGTTGACCTTAAAGACATTGTAGAAGTTCCTGAGGAACCTAAAGAACCTGAGTTCGATCCTATTCTATTACGTCCTGTTGACGATCTAGAACTGACGGTTCGATCAGCAAATTGTTTGAAAGCTGAACAAATTTTCTACATTGGTGACTTAATTCAACGTACTGAAGTTGAATTATTAAAAGCACCAAATCTTGGTAAAAAATCATTAACAGAAATTAAGGATGTTCTTGCTTCAAAGGGCATGTCTTTAGGTATTCGTCTTGAAAACTGGCCACCATCTAGTTTAATTACTAGTGATAGAGCTGTAGGTTCAATTTAA